A single genomic interval of Tenuifilum sp. 4138str harbors:
- a CDS encoding arginase family protein, translating into MLANELIAYLVPSDVTGFYPFAEKKYCFGNQVINLHDHPDSPIRPGDIFIVGIESLDSQSISNDIRQLLWGLSSIPYSKGKVFDAGNISATLTLAQQYQVVESISAIIAESKSHLILLGGPQEFLSKAYAGWKQSQSFIRMAIIDSKIDWDGNNNDFHQDNFVNTLIDEPYEKLLDLSFIGIQGYFTPQHTLQKVLRRKHDYIRLGNLRGNIREAEPTLSDASLVSIDMAAVRASDAPGKAFDNPNGLYAEEICMLSRYAGIGQSSKFIGICGLKTNAPEQTIMLAAQVLWHYIEGVSHRRVENPIKNLPHNKKYVVSTEVQNVEMIFFRSELSGNWWFELPVNSKKKLLRGKLLVRCNASDYSQASNGEIPQRWLRWYKKAQKI; encoded by the coding sequence ATGCTAGCAAATGAGCTTATAGCATACCTAGTTCCTTCCGATGTGACGGGATTTTACCCTTTTGCTGAAAAAAAGTATTGTTTTGGCAACCAGGTGATAAACCTACATGACCACCCCGATTCCCCAATCCGCCCTGGCGATATATTTATTGTAGGGATTGAGTCGTTGGATTCACAGTCCATATCCAACGATATTCGTCAATTGCTTTGGGGGCTTAGCTCCATCCCTTACTCAAAGGGGAAAGTGTTTGATGCTGGCAATATTTCTGCAACTCTTACGTTAGCCCAGCAGTATCAAGTTGTGGAGTCAATCTCGGCAATTATTGCCGAATCAAAATCGCATCTCATTCTCTTAGGTGGCCCACAGGAATTCCTATCAAAGGCTTATGCTGGGTGGAAGCAAAGCCAGAGCTTCATCCGGATGGCCATTATTGATAGTAAAATTGATTGGGATGGAAACAACAACGATTTTCATCAGGATAACTTTGTTAACACATTGATTGATGAGCCCTACGAGAAGTTGCTCGATTTAAGTTTTATTGGCATTCAGGGATACTTTACTCCACAGCATACCCTACAAAAGGTTTTGCGCCGTAAGCATGATTATATCAGGTTAGGCAACCTGCGCGGAAATATCCGTGAGGCAGAACCTACACTGTCCGATGCAAGTCTGGTTAGCATTGATATGGCAGCCGTTCGCGCTTCCGATGCCCCTGGAAAAGCATTTGATAATCCCAATGGACTCTATGCTGAGGAGATTTGTATGCTTTCCCGTTATGCCGGCATTGGACAGAGTAGTAAATTTATTGGAATTTGCGGATTAAAAACTAATGCACCCGAACAAACCATTATGCTTGCCGCACAGGTACTTTGGCACTACATTGAGGGTGTTTCCCATCGCAGGGTTGAAAATCCCATTAAAAATTTACCCCATAATAAAAAGTATGTAGTAAGTACCGAGGTTCAAAATGTTGAAATGATCTTTTTTAGAAGTGAACTTTCCGGGAATTGGTGGTTTGAGCTACCTGTAAATAGTAAAAAGAAACTTTTGCGAGGAAAATTATTAGTGCGGTGCAATGCATCGGATTATTCACAGGCAAGTAATGGCGAGATCCCTCAACGTTGGTTGCGTTGGTATAAAAAAGCTCAAAAAATCTAA